The following is a genomic window from Dama dama isolate Ldn47 chromosome 4, ASM3311817v1, whole genome shotgun sequence.
AGGCATGCATCGAGAGGGCATTAGTGTTTCCTATCTTGGGACAACCCCCGACTGGAGGTGAGGCTGCCTTTCCTGGCCGCCGTGGGAGTCAGGCCAGGACAGGCTGTGACCTCAGCGCACTCTTTTCCCACCCAGGTACCGCCAGCTGGCATCTGCTGCCGCGATGCCGTCGCCACACGTGGGGATGGCCCTCCGGCGCCTGGCCTGGGCCGTGGCTTCCCGCCGGCTGGCCCCCTGGACACGTGGAGCGAGTGGCCACCTCCACACAGCCCCAGCTGCACGCGCGGACTGCGGTGCCCCGGTCTTCAGCCGCGCCCCGGCCTTCGGGGACAGGCTCGCCCTTGTCGACCAGCATGGCCGCCACACGTACAAGGACCTCTACTCTCGCAGCCTCCGCCTGTCCCGGGAGATCTGCCAGCTCCGCGCGTGTGCCGACGGGGACCTCCGGGAGGAGCGGGTCTCCCTCCTGTGCTCCAACGACGTCTCCTTCGTGGTGGCGCAGTGGGCCGCGTGGATGAGCGGCGGCGTGGCCGTCCCCCTCTACAGGAAGCACCCCCGGGCCCAGCTGGAGTACTTCATCCAGGACTCGCGCAGCTCCGTGGTCCTTGCCGGCCCGGAGCATGTGGAACTCCTAAGCCCAGTGGCCCAGAAGCTGGGAGTCCCGCTCTTACCTCTCCCACCCACAGTCTACCAGGGGGTGGCCGAGGACCCCGAAGAGGGCTGGGTGCCAGAGCGGGACTGGAGAGACCGGGGCGCCATGATCATCTACACCAGCGGGACCACGGGGAGGCCCAAGGGCGTCCTGAGCACCCATGACAACATCAGGGCCGTGGTGAGTGACTGGGGTGCCACCTTCCAGAGGGGTGAGCTCTGTCCCTGCGGTCAGTCCCTGCAACAGCCATGGCCAGACAAGTGCCTTCCTGGTGGCCTTCTCTTCACAGGCCCGTGACAGCTCTCACCATCACCCCCACCCTGCTAGAAGCACCCAGAGATGTAGGGCCAGAGCCGTGGGACCACCAGCCCCACTGGCCATGTAGGGGCGCTGTGCCCAGGTGCCAGGGTTATGggccccccaggcttctccagCTCAGGATGGGTCACTGTACATGGGGGGAGGTTTTCAAAGAAACCAGCTGCAAGTGAGTACCAGGACGGTGCCCTCAGCATCTTGAAGCACAGCTTCTTTGGGAAGCAAGAGAGCAGGAGGTGCGTGCCACGGCTCAGGTATTACTCTGCATACTCAGTTACTGTCTTTGTAAAGCTCTGCAGCTGCTTTATTCATCTGTAGTTTATACTCTTCTTGCTTCCGAAATGTATGTGCATGTACAGCAGGAGCAGGAAATAGAAGTTCAGACCCACCAGAGTGAGACCAGAGGTCTGGCTAATTCAGTCCAGCTAAGTCAGCATGAACTGAGTCGGGCTGGCTGCAGGCCAAGCGAGATTACAGACTGTCTCTGTCTCCCAGGAGAGGCCATCTCTGGGCCAGTATTTCGGGGGGGTGGCAGTCACCACGACACGCACAAGGATGAGCTCGGCAGTGACTCGGGAGTTTTTGGTGGAGCTGGGGAGAAAGAGGTGCTGGAATCAGTAGGCTCAGACTGGAAGCTGGATTTAAGCCTGGGCTTGAGTCTACAGGTAGCACCTGTAGATTCTCTGACCGCCTTGGGGGAGAGCTGCCCAGAGTCTGCAGAGGCCTTAGGACCCCAAATCTAAGGTCCTTTTAAACTGGCTGAAGCCCCTGACTGCATGCAGCCCTGTTCTCCAACAGAAGGGTTGGTGGCTAGACAGACAGCCCTGGGTCAGACCCGAGGTCATTTCGTTATCAGCTCCCCGGGATGCCCCAAGGACGGGCCAACGGGTCTCCCGCCTGCCCTTCCCCCTCTTCCTGCCAccctcccccctctccccacaTTGGCCAGGGAGGCCagccctcctgccctgaggctgtgcTGTCGTCCTGCAGGTGACTGGGCTGGTCCACAAGTGGGCCTGGACAAAGGACGACGTGATCCTCCACATCCTCCCACTGCACCACGCCCACGGTGTGGTCAACAAGCTGCTGTGCCCACTCTGGGTAGGGGCCACCTGTGTGATGCTGCCCGAGTTCAGTGCTCAGCTGGTAAGTTGGGGACAAGCTCTTAGCATTGCCGGCCAGGCCCACAGGGGGCGCAGGCACCCAGCAGGGAGTTTCCTACTGCAGCTGGAGCCAGGGATCCCGAGTTGGGGCTTCAGGCAGCACAAGTTATTCTGTCAGTTCTGGAAGTCCAAGTCCAGAAGGGTCTCACGGAGCTGGGGTCCAGGTGTCACGGGCCTGATTCTTTCTGGAGGCCCCAGCAGGATTTGCTCCTGCCTCTCTCAGCTTGTGGAGGTACCTGCATCACTCCAGCCTCTGCTTCCGTGTCCTCATGGCCGCCTCCCTTCTGTGGTCAGACCTCTGCTGCCCGCCTCTCATAAGAACCCTGTGATTGCATCGGACCCACCCAGCGTCTGGTCTGGTGGAGTGTGTCCCTGTGGTGTTGTCTAGTGTGTCTCACTGTCCCTTCTTCTTCGAGAGGTGTGATGCCAAACTGTTTCCCAGAGTGGCGGTTGTGTTCACGTTCTCACCAACAAATGCACAAGGACGCCAGCTCCCCCACATCTCACCAGCATTcattatctcactgtggtttaagtttgtgtttccctgatgactgAGGATAGCATTTTTTCATGGTCTTATttgcatctgtgtatcttctttggtgaactgTCTATTCAGatgttttgcccattttaaagtcAGGTTGTTTGACTTCTTAAGTTTGTTTATTCTGGATGCTGGTCCCTCATCACATAGATGGTTTGCAGGTATTTTCACCCATtttggcttgtcttctcattttcttaatgacatcttttgaagcacacatgcttttaattttttttatgaaaCCCATTTCATcagcttttttcatttcttagatCATGTTTTTGCTGCCATACCTAAGAAATCTTCACCTAACCAAAAgtcatgaagattttctcctatggTTTTTCCttgaagttttatggttttaacTGATACATTTAAGTCTCTGACCCACTTTGGATTACTTCTTAGGTATGGTGAGAAATGAATCTAGAAGTCCTCTTTTTGGATGTGGATATTCAGTTGTCTCTGCACTGTTAGTTGGAAAGATTGTCCTACTGGAGTGATATGGTGCCCCTGTCACAGATCAATTGGCCATCATTGTATTGATTGTTTCTGGAATTTCGTCTGCTCCAATGGTCTGTGTATCTGACCTTACACCAGCATCACATGCTGTTGAATGTAGCGCTCTAGAGTCAGTTTGGGGGCATtctccactttcctccctccttttcccatttgttttGATTCCTCCGAGTCCTCTACCTTTTCCTGTTAATTGTAGGGTCAGCCTGTTGATTTCTGCAAAACAGAGCATGCTGGGGTTTGGGGAGAACTGCTGTCTTAGCAACACTGGGTCTTCCCACCCATGGACATGGATGCATCTCTACTGACCGAGCACTCTGTCTCTCCTGACGTGTCATGTTGTGTCATCTCGTCCTACACACGGTGacactcttctttctcctcttctctcctgtGTGTATTTCTGTTGAGACCATCTCCATTGACTTGTGCCTGACTTCTGTCTTTTCTCCGCTGCGTTTAGTCTGTTAAGTGTTTGCAGTGAATTCCTAGGTTCACATAATGTACTTTCCAGCTTATAATGGTTCTCTTGTATTTCTACTTCTCTGATGAAGTCCTTGATCATCCCCCAATTCACTTATGTTCTCAAATTTCTTAACCTATCTATTAATTTATACTCCTTGCCATAATTTCAACATGTGTATTCTGAGGGTCTGCTCCTattgacttttcttcttttcatacaGGCTTTATAATGGGGCGGGGTTGTCTGTAAAAGAACAATAGTTTTCTTTCTacagaggcacgcctttcctgtGGAGTAGCTCAGGTGAGGAACTAGTTACCAGCGTCTGATTAGGAactggggctggggctgcctcTGGGGGAGGCTATCTGTGTGAGGTGTGCTGAACCCCTGTCCCGCCCTGACCACATGGTGCAGTGGCTCCATGGAGATGAGGGTGAGCACACATGAGCACTTTGTCAGCGTGAGCTGAAAAACTTGAAGCATCTCTATATTACAACAAGAAACATCtgttaaagagaataaaatacaaaattcatGTGACTTCTTCGGATACAACAGCCCCACTCTCTACCCCCGTTGTGCGTGGTCTGTGCTGCGCTCCGGGCTGCATGGCCCTTTGCCCAGCTGCATCCATGCTCGTCTGCATGGCTGGAAAAGTCTGAGGTGCCACCTCTCCCCTGATGGCAGATCTGAGGCCAGTCCCTGAGCCAGgacccatccccaccccctgaTCCCCTTCCTCCTCAGACCAGATGCCAGGGTCCCCTGCACAGTGACTCCACGAGGGCCAGGAGCTTCTGTCACCCTGTGAAAGTGAGACCCTCTGACACTTGAGAAAAGGGGGTCCTCTGCTGATAGCACTATTCCTGGAGCTGAAGGCCCACACACCTGTCTGTGCAGGTGTGTCTTCTAGTCTCTTTGCTGTCtgtgtcctcttctctttttagGTTTGGGAGAAGTTCTTAAGTTCTGAAGCTCCCCAGATTAATGTATTTATGGCAGTGCCTACCATCTACAGCAAGTTGATGGATTATTATGACAAGCATTTTACCCAGCCTCACGTCCAGGATTTTGTGCGTGCAGTTTGTGAAGAAAAAATCAGGTTGGTGAACATAGTCCACCTTCCCATCTGGAAAGTTCTAAAGATTCGCAAATGTAGCTTACATTTAGTGAGTCAGTTCTACTAAGTTTTAGGAAGCACTGTGTTCTGTTTACTTTAAAATGTGTCTCTACATCTCTCTCTACACACCTGTGTTCTCAGCACAGCTGCCTGGGTTCTGCATCCATGTCTCTGTTCTGTCTCTGGgtccctctgtctgtctgtctctgtctaccCACCCGTCTTCCAGTGGAGTCTGAAGGATGAGGGTAAATGTCCTGAGCCCACATCTGCAGGCTCTCAgcagccccccaacccccactcaGACCCCCTTCCTAAAAGACATGCTGGCTCTTTGGCCCCATCGGTGGCGTGTTTGGTCTCCATGTTCCCACAAGTCTGCAGACCACGGCTCCCCTCCGTTTGTAGTTGGGCAGTTCACTTGAGAGTGCATGGAAGTGACTAGTTTGGCAGGTCTTTACAGACCTGATGACATGTGCACCAAGAGCCCAGACAGCCATGAACTTTGCACCCTCTGTGCATCTGATTCCTGGTCCTTATGAGGAGCTCACGAAGGGTTTCCTGGAGAGAGTTCCCGACTGCCCGAGATGAATACCTGATCTGGCCCTTCTGCTTCCGTTTAACCGCTCTCTGCTCCTCTTCTGTAAGATGCTTGGTGGAACTGGAGCCCTCTGTGAGGATGCCACCCTCCCACGAGGCACTGCTCTGGGGCCCCCAGGACAAGAATGGTGTGCACTGTGCTGAAGCAGCCGTGTGCTCGTGAGAGACTGAGGTGCCTGTGGTTGTGCTGGGCAGGTTGATGGTCTCGGGCTCTGCTGCGCTGCCCCTGCCGGTGCTGGAGAAGTGGAAAGGCATCACCGGCCACACACTGCTGGAGAGGTACGGGATGACGGAGATTGGCATGGCCCTGTCCAACCCCCTGACCGCAGCTCGCCAGCCAGGTATGAGCAGTGCCCGCCAGCTGTGTCCTCCCTCTGCTCTGGGTCCTCGGGTGGACCAGTCTACAGGCAGTGCTGCCCTGCTGGGTTAGGGGAGCCTCCCCAGGTGACCCTGGATTCCAGGTGACCCAGAAGCTATGTGCTTGGTAGGGCACACCCGGGCTGGGTGCTGCTTCCTCCAGACCAGGTCACCTGTGGCCCAGAGCCTCCCATCCAGGTGCCCTGAGCCACACAAGGGTAATGGCAACAGAGGAGAAGGCGGGTGTGGGGGGCAGTGGAGCAAGGCCCCCACCTGTGCTTGGTGACCTATGTGCCTCTGGATGGCCTGCTGCTCTGGGAGGCCTCCTGCCCTTTggtcttcctgttcctccttctc
Proteins encoded in this region:
- the ACSF3 gene encoding malonate--CoA ligase ACSF3, mitochondrial, translated to MPSPHVGMALRRLAWAVASRRLAPWTRGASGHLHTAPAARADCGAPVFSRAPAFGDRLALVDQHGRHTYKDLYSRSLRLSREICQLRACADGDLREERVSLLCSNDVSFVVAQWAAWMSGGVAVPLYRKHPRAQLEYFIQDSRSSVVLAGPEHVELLSPVAQKLGVPLLPLPPTVYQGVAEDPEEGWVPERDWRDRGAMIIYTSGTTGRPKGVLSTHDNIRAVVTGLVHKWAWTKDDVILHILPLHHAHGVVNKLLCPLWVGATCVMLPEFSAQLVWEKFLSSEAPQINVFMAVPTIYSKLMDYYDKHFTQPHVQDFVRAVCEEKIRLMVSGSAALPLPVLEKWKGITGHTLLERYGMTEIGMALSNPLTAARQPGSVGTPLPGVEVRIVSENPQKDGCPYVIHAEGNEEDTKVTPGFEEKEGELLVRGPSVFREYWDRPEETKAAFTSDGWFKTGDTAVFKDGSYWIRGRTSVDIIKSGGYKVSALEVERLLLAHPSITDVAVIGVPDITWGQRVTAVVTLQEGHSLSHRELKEWARGVLAPYAVPSELLLVEEIPRNQMGKVNKRDLVRQLYPHKKGTPEAGHQ